The following proteins are co-located in the Cyprinus carpio isolate SPL01 chromosome B19, ASM1834038v1, whole genome shotgun sequence genome:
- the stx1b gene encoding syntaxin-1B, producing MKDRTQELRSAKDSDDDEEVVHVDRDHFMDEFFEQVEEIRGCIEKLSEDVEQVKKQHSAILAAPNPDEKTKQELEDLTADIKKTANKVRSKLKAIEQSIEQEEGLNRSSADLRIRKTQHSTLSRKFVEVMTEYNTTQSKYRDRCKDRIQRQLEITGRTTTNEELEDMLESGKLAIFTDDIKMDSQMTKQALNEIETRHTEIIKLENSIRELHDMFVDMAMLVESQGEMIDRIEYNVEHSVDYVERAVSDTKKAVKYQSQARKKKIMIIICCVILGVVLASTIGGTLGF from the exons GCTAAggacagtgatgatgatgaggaagtCGTTCATGTGGACCGAGACCACTTTATGGATGAATTTTTTGAACAG GTGGAGGAGATCCGTGGCTGTATTGAAAAGCTGTCGGAGGATGTAGAACAGGTCAAGAAGCAGCACAGTGCCATCCTAGCAGCACCCAACCCTGATGAAA AGACCAAGCAGGAGTTGGAGGACCTCACAGCTGACATTAAGAAGACAGCCAATAAAGTGCGCTCTAAATTAAAAG CAATCGAACAAAGTATCGAGCAAGAGGAGGGGTTGAACAGATCATCTGCAGATTTGCGGATCCGCAAGACACAG CATTCCACGCTGTCACGCAAGTTTGTGGAGGTGATGACGGAGTACAACACCACGCAGTCCAAATACAGGGACCGCTGCAAGGACCGCATTCAGAGACAACTGGAAATTA CTGGCAGAACAACTACCAATGAGGAGCTGGAAGACATGCTGGAGAGCGGGAAGCTTGCTATCTTCACTGATGAT ATCAAAATGGACTCCCAGATGACCAAGCAGGCACTGAATGAGATTGAGACTCGACACACTGAGATCATAAAGTTGGAGAACAGCATCCGTGAGCTGCACGACATGTTTGTGGACATGGCCATGCTGGTGGAGAGTCAG GGAGAGATGATTGACAGAATTGAGTATAACGTGGAACACTCTGTGGACTATGTAGAGAGAGCAGTTTCTGACACCAAGAAGGCTGTCAAATACCAGAGTCAGGCACGCAAG AAGAAGATCATGATCATCATCTGCTGTGTAATTTTGGGAGTGGTTTTGGCGTCCACTATCGGAGGAACCCTGGGCTTCTAA